Proteins encoded in a region of the Mucispirillum schaedleri ASF457 genome:
- a CDS encoding methyl-accepting chemotaxis protein yields the protein MALLERYRRSVASKVLIPQIVVIIVSLIIVVLVAVIGIDGLKQQTIENEVHLIKSRLTTFIDMRKTVLLVGTASLSKDTLIADAIENGDNAALQQLINNQKDNVINEVLRMTNKEAKGTTTRIQVINKNGVIVASTSEKNADGVISQAVGENVSDSWAFRKISAKSGFVSTIDYDKQGIILRALAPIVKNGEMIGALQMVEDLRDTVDNFVKSNGFIYMLNLSPKFNSYAKNVKGSLYYNDGLVINSDDIDIKLLDVIKAYGLNKDTVTLLAADHFFMPVNFNMFTSTSSDRSITSGDYVGTLYLATPAENIFAIVNKASGVAIQLLSVFILAFIISTIIIMMLFAVNVIKPVKHLADVLKDLSEGDGNLRTRLNFTSIDEFGRSAGYVDKFIEKIQQTIVVAIDASTETSSASEELSSTSYELSSTISEQMQLVSNTEDLISDIGKNLDVTEEKAISTTEDLEETRKIFNSFVESLNILVASVNEENEQQKIVSDKMNEVTDRVREITTVLTIISEIADQTNLLALNASIEAARAGEHGKGFAVVADEVRKLAERTQDSLDSINKMAKMVIQSVDETYNLVEKSSDGIREVANSAGKLIEEGNEAVIRLTNSTEVSSDVVKKTSYIAVKVKDLIEGAHTLVDLSSNNKVASENVSQVSEHLAFKAGELNKVLGKFQV from the coding sequence ATGGCTTTATTAGAAAGATATAGAAGAAGTGTTGCTTCAAAAGTTCTTATTCCTCAAATTGTGGTAATTATAGTGTCTCTTATAATAGTAGTTTTGGTTGCTGTTATTGGTATTGATGGATTAAAACAGCAGACTATAGAAAACGAAGTTCATCTTATTAAATCAAGGCTTACAACATTCATAGATATGAGAAAAACTGTTCTTTTAGTTGGAACTGCAAGTTTATCAAAAGATACTTTAATAGCTGATGCCATTGAAAATGGTGATAATGCGGCTCTTCAACAGTTAATTAATAATCAAAAAGATAATGTTATTAATGAAGTATTGAGAATGACTAATAAAGAAGCAAAGGGGACAACTACTAGAATACAGGTAATTAATAAAAATGGTGTAATAGTTGCTTCCACATCAGAGAAAAATGCAGATGGTGTAATATCTCAGGCAGTTGGTGAAAATGTATCTGACAGCTGGGCTTTTAGAAAAATATCAGCTAAAAGTGGCTTTGTATCTACTATTGACTATGACAAACAAGGTATAATTTTAAGAGCATTAGCCCCTATTGTGAAAAATGGCGAAATGATAGGTGCATTGCAAATGGTGGAAGATTTAAGAGATACAGTAGATAATTTTGTCAAGTCAAATGGCTTTATATATATGCTGAACCTTTCTCCAAAATTTAATTCTTATGCTAAAAATGTTAAAGGCAGCCTTTATTATAATGATGGATTAGTGATTAATAGTGATGATATAGACATTAAACTTTTAGATGTTATTAAGGCTTATGGACTTAATAAAGATACAGTTACTCTTTTAGCAGCAGACCACTTTTTTATGCCAGTAAATTTTAATATGTTTACTTCAACATCATCAGACAGATCTATAACCAGTGGCGATTATGTGGGAACATTATATCTGGCAACACCTGCAGAAAATATATTTGCTATTGTTAATAAAGCAAGCGGAGTTGCAATACAGCTGCTTTCAGTATTTATATTAGCATTTATTATATCTACAATCATTATTATGATGCTTTTTGCTGTAAATGTTATTAAACCAGTAAAACATTTAGCTGATGTGTTAAAAGATTTATCTGAAGGTGACGGTAACTTAAGAACTCGTTTAAATTTTACAAGTATAGATGAATTTGGCAGGTCAGCAGGATATGTTGATAAATTTATAGAAAAAATTCAACAGACAATAGTTGTTGCAATTGATGCTTCTACAGAAACATCTTCTGCTTCAGAAGAACTTTCTTCTACATCTTATGAGCTTTCAAGCACTATTTCAGAGCAAATGCAGCTTGTATCTAATACTGAAGACTTGATTTCAGATATTGGTAAAAATCTTGATGTTACAGAAGAAAAAGCAATAAGCACTACTGAAGATTTAGAAGAAACACGCAAAATATTTAACAGCTTTGTAGAAAGTTTAAATATACTTGTGGCAAGTGTTAATGAAGAGAATGAACAGCAAAAAATTGTGTCTGACAAAATGAATGAAGTTACTGACAGAGTAAGAGAGATTACTACTGTTTTAACTATTATTTCTGAAATTGCAGACCAAACAAACCTGCTTGCACTTAATGCATCTATTGAAGCAGCAAGAGCAGGTGAACATGGCAAAGGCTTTGCCGTTGTTGCAGATGAAGTAAGAAAACTTGCTGAAAGAACACAAGACTCTCTTGACAGCATTAATAAAATGGCAAAAATGGTTATCCAAAGTGTTGATGAAACATATAACCTTGTGGAAAAGTCATCTGATGGCATAAGAGAAGTTGCAAACAGTGCAGGCAAACTTATTGAAGAAGGTAATGAGGCAGTTATCCGCCTTACAAATTCTACTGAAGTATCAAGTGATGTTGTTAAGAAAACATCTTATATTGCAGTAAAAGTTAAAGATTTAATTGAGGGTGCTCATACACTTGTTGATTTGTCTTCAAATAACAAAGTTGCTAGTGAAAATGTAAGTCAGGTTTCTGAACACTTAGCATTTAAAGCTGGGGAACTTAATAAAGTATTAGGTAAATTCCAAGTATAA
- a CDS encoding AzlD domain-containing protein gives MLSNNPLEYVYMIIIGMAAVTYFSRELPFVILKGKKLNSSIVEWMGYVPIAVLAALLIPALLIDGESKKLFISLDNLFLVAGIFTFLFGIFIKNLFAVIIFGISLLAVIRYFF, from the coding sequence ATGCTTAGCAATAATCCACTTGAATATGTTTATATGATTATTATAGGAATGGCAGCAGTAACATATTTTTCACGAGAACTGCCATTTGTGATATTAAAAGGTAAAAAGTTAAACTCATCTATTGTTGAATGGATGGGTTATGTTCCTATTGCTGTGCTGGCAGCACTTCTTATTCCTGCACTTTTAATAGATGGTGAAAGTAAAAAGTTATTTATTTCTTTAGATAATTTGTTTCTTGTAGCAGGGATATTTACATTTTTATTTGGTATTTTTATTAAAAATTTGTTTGCAGTTATTATTTTTGGCATATCACTGCTGGCTGTTATCAGGTATTTTTTTTAA
- a CDS encoding AzlC family ABC transporter permease — translation MEQKKLYVKYKDFVDGIRLFVPIGAGYLPLGFACGIVCAEAGMSVMQIFLMSLLVYAGAGQYIAGGMIAAGASPLSIIITTFIVNSRHILYTSVLYPYISKWSFLKQSLFAAQITDEVFAMHSSFMSRNNVSTVTAFTLNIFSHSSWVISNTIGGISASLIPDSSKFGLDFTLYALFIALILPRLVNTAQFAALITGGIAATAFALFDMVYIGVVAGAVAGAFAGYYTGRMMNYA, via the coding sequence ATGGAGCAGAAAAAATTGTATGTAAAATACAAGGATTTTGTAGATGGAATAAGACTGTTTGTTCCAATTGGTGCAGGCTATCTGCCATTAGGGTTTGCATGCGGTATAGTATGTGCAGAAGCAGGTATGAGTGTTATGCAGATATTTCTTATGTCGCTTCTTGTTTATGCTGGAGCAGGTCAGTATATTGCAGGTGGGATGATTGCAGCAGGTGCATCACCGTTATCTATTATTATTACAACATTTATAGTTAATTCCCGCCATATTTTATATACATCAGTTCTATATCCATACATATCTAAATGGAGCTTTTTAAAGCAGTCGCTTTTTGCAGCACAAATAACAGATGAAGTATTTGCCATGCATTCAAGCTTTATGAGCAGAAACAATGTTTCAACTGTTACGGCATTCACATTAAATATATTTTCCCATTCTTCATGGGTTATAAGCAACACTATTGGTGGAATATCAGCAAGCCTTATTCCTGACAGCTCAAAATTTGGTCTTGATTTTACACTGTATGCTTTATTTATTGCATTAATTCTTCCCCGTCTTGTGAATACTGCTCAATTTGCAGCACTGATTACTGGCGGGATAGCTGCAACAGCTTTTGCTCTTTTTGATATGGTCTATATTGGGGTTGTTGCAGGTGCAGTGGCTGGTGCATTTGCAGGATATTATACAGGAAGGATGATGAATTATGCTTAG
- a CDS encoding DUF952 domain-containing protein, whose protein sequence is MIIIVNVSEEYYEKIKEKSVFGKELLVETDFIHASTVEQFPLIIPRLEKNSLNFMVLFIDTDKLLSNIQWEYSKSLNQDFPHIYGEINKDAVVKAVKLSDYKK, encoded by the coding sequence ATGATAATAATAGTTAATGTTTCAGAAGAATATTATGAAAAAATAAAAGAAAAAAGTGTTTTTGGAAAAGAATTATTAGTAGAAACTGATTTTATACATGCAAGCACTGTGGAGCAGTTTCCACTTATTATACCACGCCTTGAAAAAAACAGCCTGAATTTTATGGTGCTTTTTATAGATACTGATAAATTATTATCTAATATTCAATGGGAATATTCTAAATCATTAAATCAAGATTTTCCACATATATATGGCGAAATTAATAAAGATGCAGTAGTTAAGGCTGTAAAGCTATCAGACTATAAAAAATAA
- a CDS encoding leucine-rich repeat domain-containing protein: protein MTYSQSLSVFDTVNLLNSYICKNCSCDNSGNCSCDNCIYDNTTLTELLSGKDCKCTSCSNTKNNTNNSITGNKDTNLDNLLDMTCKNCTCDNETVRYLKEMFMNATDFSVCKNKWDLVKFPKGTNLEKCVREFTGFKRWPVSCAEAEAVTMIKCKDPNITSLEGLQQFVNLKLIDMGDQGTKIDDVMPLRNLKRLQRLEIPNSEIKNIEYLTRLPMLNTLNLSGNHITDLKFFPYMYPLYQLVLNYQGPDYITDITPLKFMPLSLQQLSLQGNRISDITALSSLKGLKYLSIRDNRITSIEALDNMTMLSGIDMSINAITDIKPFEKNYALHTIIADHNKISSLEPLKDLNKLGEVSFKHNYISDIAPIADKRDLKSMIFDFNSITDVTPIKDIKINTYILSLRFTYNCIPESNYRQIRYLYNIQDVHFENQCENYPPDNVFIDMENIVNVDMITGEVWENPLDNNTDGEAKEKDIIMGTGCSIIKGKSTGGDIVIILAFIFLLYKIAGFKSRKKRL from the coding sequence TTGACTTATTCACAGTCTTTATCTGTATTTGATACTGTAAATCTGCTGAATTCATATATATGTAAAAACTGTTCATGTGATAATTCTGGAAACTGTTCCTGCGATAACTGCATATATGATAATACAACTTTAACAGAACTTTTAAGCGGAAAAGACTGTAAATGCACTTCATGCTCTAATACAAAAAATAATACAAATAACAGCATAACAGGTAATAAAGATACAAACCTTGATAACCTGCTTGATATGACATGCAAAAACTGCACATGTGATAATGAAACAGTCAGGTATCTAAAAGAAATGTTTATGAATGCTACAGACTTCAGTGTATGCAAAAATAAATGGGATTTAGTAAAATTTCCAAAAGGCACTAATCTGGAAAAATGTGTAAGAGAATTTACAGGTTTTAAAAGATGGCCTGTATCATGTGCTGAAGCTGAAGCAGTAACTATGATTAAATGCAAAGACCCTAATATTACAAGCCTTGAAGGCTTGCAGCAGTTTGTTAATCTAAAACTTATAGATATGGGGGACCAAGGAACAAAAATAGATGATGTTATGCCACTGCGTAATTTAAAACGGCTGCAGCGTCTTGAAATACCTAACTCTGAAATAAAAAATATAGAATATCTTACAAGACTGCCTATGCTTAACACTTTAAATTTAAGCGGCAATCATATTACAGATTTAAAATTTTTTCCTTATATGTATCCACTTTATCAGCTTGTTTTAAATTATCAGGGACCTGATTATATTACGGATATTACACCGCTAAAATTTATGCCTTTAAGTTTGCAGCAATTATCTCTGCAGGGAAATAGAATTTCAGATATTACAGCCCTGTCATCATTAAAAGGATTAAAATATTTATCAATTAGAGATAACAGAATAACCAGCATAGAAGCTCTTGATAATATGACAATGCTTTCTGGTATTGATATGTCTATTAATGCCATAACAGATATTAAACCATTTGAAAAAAACTATGCACTACACACAATTATTGCAGACCATAATAAAATATCATCATTAGAGCCTTTAAAAGATTTAAATAAACTTGGTGAAGTATCATTTAAACATAACTATATTTCAGATATTGCACCAATAGCAGATAAAAGAGATTTAAAAAGTATGATATTTGATTTTAACAGTATTACAGATGTAACACCTATAAAAGATATAAAAATAAATACATATATATTATCTCTGCGGTTTACATACAACTGTATTCCAGAATCAAATTACAGGCAGATAAGATATTTATATAATATTCAAGATGTGCATTTTGAAAACCAGTGCGAAAATTATCCGCCAGATAATGTTTTTATAGATATGGAAAACATTGTAAATGTAGATATGATAACTGGAGAAGTGTGGGAAAATCCACTTGATAATAATACAGATGGTGAAGCGAAAGAAAAAGATATTATTATGGGGACAGGCTGCTCTATCATAAAAGGCAAATCAACAGGCGGAGATATTGTGATTATACTTGCTTTTATATTTTTATTATATAAAATAGCAGGATTTAAAAGCAGGAAAAAAAGATTATGA
- the sfsA gene encoding DNA/RNA nuclease SfsA, protein MIYNNIVKAVFKNRPNRFIAECSIDNKNIIVHVKNTGRCRELLIKDTEVYLEYFSESSRKTKYDLITVNKNGRLINMDSSAPNKAVYEALHNGKNILNIDEPLTFIKMEQKYKTSRFDIYAETADNKIFIEIKGVTLEENNIVMFPDAPTKRGVKHIMELIDAKENGFDTYIIFVIQMQNPEYFTPNYKTHEEFGKALQYAKSKGIKILAYDCIVTENSINLNNQINIKL, encoded by the coding sequence ATGATATATAATAATATTGTAAAAGCAGTTTTTAAAAACAGACCTAACAGGTTTATTGCTGAATGCAGTATTGATAATAAAAATATTATTGTTCATGTGAAAAATACAGGCAGATGCAGAGAGCTTTTAATAAAAGATACAGAAGTTTATTTAGAATATTTTTCAGAAAGCAGCAGAAAAACTAAATATGACCTTATAACAGTTAATAAAAATGGCAGATTAATTAATATGGATTCATCTGCACCAAATAAAGCAGTATATGAAGCCCTGCATAATGGTAAAAATATATTAAACATTGATGAGCCATTAACATTTATAAAAATGGAGCAGAAATATAAAACATCCCGCTTTGATATATATGCAGAAACAGCAGATAATAAAATATTTATAGAAATTAAAGGTGTAACATTAGAAGAAAATAATATAGTAATGTTTCCAGATGCACCAACAAAAAGGGGTGTAAAGCATATTATGGAGCTTATAGATGCAAAAGAAAATGGGTTTGATACATATATTATATTTGTAATACAAATGCAAAACCCAGAATATTTTACACCAAACTATAAAACTCATGAAGAATTTGGAAAGGCTTTGCAGTATGCAAAATCAAAAGGCATAAAAATACTAGCATACGACTGTATTGTTACAGAAAACTCCATAAATTTAAATAATCAGATAAATATTAAACTTTAA
- a CDS encoding cold-shock protein encodes MSQSGVVKWFNNSKGYGFLTDENGADVFVHFSAIQSDGYKTLKQGDNVKFEAIEGDKGLQAQNVKIVSSAD; translated from the coding sequence ATGAGTCAAAGTGGTGTAGTTAAGTGGTTTAATAACTCAAAAGGTTATGGTTTTTTAACTGATGAAAATGGTGCAGATGTATTTGTCCATTTTTCTGCTATTCAAAGCGATGGTTACAAAACATTAAAACAAGGAGACAATGTAAAGTTTGAAGCAATAGAAGGCGATAAAGGCTTGCAGGCTCAAAATGTTAAAATAGTAAGTTCAGCAGATTAG
- a CDS encoding transposase: protein MARKYSYEFKKYLVTVLENGIMSASELSRRCKIHKGVICNIYNRYKHSGESSLHHIFTRNEYSRDFKLNVLTYKASNNLNYEQTSIHFNIPSSSVIYDWHNFCCNYNGDNMSYKSPNNKHLHFVKDINNQGKQE, encoded by the coding sequence ATGGCAAGAAAATACAGTTATGAGTTTAAGAAATATCTAGTAACAGTCCTAGAAAATGGAATAATGAGTGCCAGTGAATTATCAAGACGCTGTAAAATTCATAAAGGAGTAATATGTAATATCTATAACAGATATAAGCATTCAGGCGAATCAAGTTTACATCATATCTTTACCCGCAATGAATATAGTAGAGATTTTAAATTAAATGTGTTAACTTATAAGGCATCAAATAATTTAAATTATGAGCAGACATCAATACATTTTAATATACCATCATCATCAGTAATATATGATTGGCATAATTTCTGCTGTAATTATAATGGAGATAATATGTCATATAAGAGTCCGAATAATAAACATCTTCACTTTGTAAAAGATATTAATAATCAAGGAAAGCAAGAATAG
- a CDS encoding IS3 family transposase, which produces MKRSTYYYNVKKPAALDKYAEVKASILEIYEKSNKTYGYPRITKVLEKLGYTYDKKTVAKLMNELNISSLIRVKKRYKQGRVSHICSNKLNRAFTSERPCLKWVTDVAEIKINNEKVYLSAIMDLYNREITAYSMKIDIIILLKHA; this is translated from the coding sequence ATGAAAAGAAGCACTTACTATTATAATGTTAAAAAGCCTGCTGCATTAGATAAATATGCAGAAGTCAAGGCATCTATATTAGAAATATATGAAAAGTCTAACAAGACTTATGGTTATCCAAGAATAACAAAGGTATTAGAGAAACTGGGTTATACTTATGATAAGAAGACAGTAGCAAAATTAATGAATGAATTAAATATTTCATCACTAATCAGGGTTAAGAAAAGGTATAAACAAGGCAGAGTAAGTCATATATGCAGCAATAAATTAAACAGAGCCTTTACAAGTGAGAGACCATGTTTAAAATGGGTAACAGATGTGGCAGAGATAAAAATTAATAATGAAAAGGTGTATTTATCAGCAATAATGGACTTGTATAACAGAGAAATAACAGCATACAGCATGAAGATAGATATAATAATACTGCTAAAACATGCTTAA
- the ffh gene encoding signal recognition particle protein — MFADLNEKLSGVFKRLKGEARISEANIAEAVKQVRMALLEADVNYKVVKSFISGVQEAALGESVIKSVSPAQQFIKIVHDNLVEILGGKDYEPSLPLQSIPPTIIMLSGLQGSGKTTSAGKLGRYFAKDGKNVLLIAADIYRPAAIDQLEVLGKNLNIDVYSDKSSKDAVKIVRDGLEYAKKAAKDIVIVDTAGRLHIDEELMQEVENVKKAVSPHYTFFVADAMTGQDAVNAATEFNNRLEITGVILTKTDGDARGGAALSIRYATSKPLMFIGTGEKPDEFELFHPDRMASRILGMGDIVSLVERAQEVIDVEEAEMMAGKIKTGLDYNDILKQFSMMNKMGSLESILKMIPGLPKINSADIDESRIKRTQAIIYSMTKRERTRQDALNGSRKKRIARGAGVSVNEVNKLIDQLTNMNKMMKKVSRKVGGKTPDMNMKDLAKLMKGMKF; from the coding sequence TTGTTTGCGGATTTAAATGAAAAGCTTTCTGGCGTTTTCAAACGTTTAAAAGGGGAAGCTCGCATTTCAGAAGCGAATATTGCAGAAGCTGTTAAACAGGTTCGCATGGCTTTACTGGAAGCGGATGTTAACTATAAAGTTGTGAAATCATTTATATCAGGAGTGCAGGAAGCTGCTCTTGGTGAATCTGTTATTAAAAGTGTATCTCCAGCTCAGCAGTTTATCAAAATTGTCCATGATAATCTTGTGGAAATCCTTGGTGGCAAAGATTATGAGCCATCACTTCCATTACAGTCTATACCACCTACAATAATAATGCTTTCAGGTTTACAAGGTTCTGGTAAAACTACAAGTGCAGGCAAACTTGGCAGATATTTTGCCAAAGATGGTAAAAATGTATTATTAATTGCAGCAGATATTTACAGACCTGCAGCTATTGACCAGCTGGAAGTATTAGGTAAAAATTTAAATATAGATGTATATTCAGATAAATCATCAAAAGATGCAGTAAAAATTGTCCGTGACGGCTTAGAGTATGCAAAAAAAGCTGCAAAAGATATTGTAATAGTAGATACTGCAGGCAGGCTGCATATTGATGAAGAGCTTATGCAGGAAGTTGAAAATGTTAAAAAAGCAGTTTCACCACATTATACATTCTTTGTTGCAGATGCTATGACAGGTCAGGATGCAGTTAATGCTGCAACAGAGTTTAATAATCGTCTTGAAATTACTGGTGTTATTTTAACAAAAACAGATGGTGATGCAAGGGGCGGAGCTGCTCTTTCTATCAGATATGCAACAAGCAAGCCGTTAATGTTTATAGGCACAGGTGAAAAGCCAGACGAATTTGAGCTTTTCCACCCAGACAGAATGGCTTCTCGTATTTTAGGTATGGGAGATATTGTCTCTCTTGTTGAGCGAGCTCAGGAAGTTATTGATGTAGAAGAAGCTGAAATGATGGCAGGCAAGATAAAAACAGGTCTTGACTATAACGATATATTAAAGCAGTTTTCTATGATGAATAAAATGGGCTCCCTTGAAAGCATATTAAAAATGATACCCGGTCTTCCAAAAATCAATAGTGCAGATATTGATGAAAGCCGTATCAAACGCACACAGGCTATTATATACAGTATGACAAAAAGGGAACGCACAAGACAGGATGCTTTAAATGGCAGCCGTAAAAAGCGTATTGCCCGCGGTGCTGGTGTTTCTGTTAATGAAGTAAATAAATTAATTGACCAGCTTACTAATATGAATAAAATGATGAAAAAAGTAAGCCGCAAAGTTGGCGGCAAAACACCAGATATGAATATGAAAGATTTGGCAAAATTAATGAAAGGTATGAAGTTTTAA
- the rpsP gene encoding 30S ribosomal protein S16, translated as MATKIRLMRMGRKKRPFYRIVVADSRTRRDGAFIEIIGTYNPLPNETELKIDEEKALKWLSVGAIPTDTAKSLMSKLGIIKKFAENKVKAGK; from the coding sequence GTGGCAACAAAAATTAGACTGATGCGTATGGGTCGTAAAAAACGCCCTTTTTACCGTATAGTAGTTGCAGATTCAAGAACAAGACGGGATGGTGCTTTTATTGAAATTATTGGAACATATAACCCGTTACCAAATGAGACTGAACTCAAAATTGATGAAGAAAAAGCATTAAAATGGTTATCAGTAGGTGCAATCCCAACTGATACAGCTAAAAGCCTTATGAGCAAATTAGGCATTATTAAAAAATTTGCAGAAAATAAAGTAAAAGCTGGAAAATAA
- a CDS encoding KH domain-containing protein, with the protein MKELVNYIVTSIVEFPEQVKIEEGENEKGKVLKLYVAESDLGKVIGKQGRTAKSIRSILAAASARKGERYGLEIVE; encoded by the coding sequence ATGAAAGAATTAGTTAATTATATTGTTACATCAATAGTAGAATTCCCTGAACAGGTTAAAATTGAAGAAGGGGAAAATGAAAAAGGTAAAGTATTAAAACTCTATGTTGCTGAAAGCGATTTAGGCAAAGTTATTGGCAAACAGGGAAGAACAGCAAAATCTATCCGTTCTATATTAGCAGCAGCTTCTGCCCGTAAAGGCGAACGCTACGGTTTAGAAATTGTTGAGTAA
- the rimM gene encoding ribosome maturation factor RimM (Essential for efficient processing of 16S rRNA), producing MKFISIGRIAGTYGLDGELKIKPNTSHPELFDQMEFLLLTYENELKRSLKIEDIREHNNLLIVRLKGIDSEIDAAKLKGLNVSITEDMLPKANDDEVYWFEIENMPVVLPSKKEIGRLIDVMESGSVDIFRIALQDGRFALISNNKDHVLEINTESKYIVVSEQGLVYEDL from the coding sequence ATGAAGTTTATTTCCATAGGCAGAATAGCAGGAACATACGGGCTTGACGGAGAGCTTAAAATTAAGCCGAATACAAGCCATCCTGAACTTTTTGACCAAATGGAATTTTTATTATTAACTTATGAAAACGAGTTAAAAAGGTCTTTGAAAATTGAAGATATAAGGGAGCATAATAATCTTTTGATTGTCCGCCTTAAAGGAATTGATTCTGAAATAGATGCAGCAAAGCTTAAAGGCTTAAATGTATCAATTACAGAAGATATGCTGCCAAAAGCAAATGATGATGAAGTTTACTGGTTTGAAATAGAAAATATGCCAGTAGTCTTGCCAAGTAAAAAAGAAATTGGCAGACTAATAGATGTTATGGAATCAGGCTCTGTGGATATATTCCGCATAGCATTGCAGGACGGCAGGTTTGCACTTATATCTAATAATAAAGACCATGTGCTTGAAATAAATACAGAAAGTAAATATATAGTTGTATCAGAGCAGGGTTTAGTGTATGAAGACTTATAA
- the trmD gene encoding tRNA (guanosine(37)-N1)-methyltransferase TrmD — MKTYNVITIFPEMIDAVFKQGVVSKALEKGIISINPVNLRDYAEGRHLVTDDYQYGGGAGLVMKPEPICEAVAALREKSNTFVVLLDPRGVKFNQKTAEKFATDYDNITFICGRYEGVDERVRQLVVDMELSLGDFILTGGEFAAITVIDSIARLVPGVLGDETSADDESFTTGMLEYPHYTRPVEYKGLKVPDVLTQGNHAEILKWRRDKALEITRRNRPDLLDISLQDIESRKKICAEQKRGLSKKLKLNVALMHYPMRDKQGDIVATAVTNLDLHDISRSCRTYSVEKYYVVTPIKAQREIASRVIKHWMNGFGSTYNPNRMEAFAHTELKESFSESLLDIEKRHKQRPLIVATTAKANKATITARQLGVQAEQQPVLLIFGTGWGFADEVLETADYIVEPIEGVGEFNHLSVRSAVAILLDRITEI; from the coding sequence ATGAAGACTTATAATGTAATAACTATTTTTCCTGAAATGATAGATGCTGTATTCAAGCAAGGTGTTGTATCAAAGGCTTTAGAAAAAGGAATTATCAGTATTAATCCTGTTAATTTAAGGGATTATGCAGAGGGCCGCCATTTAGTTACTGATGATTATCAATATGGCGGTGGAGCAGGTCTTGTAATGAAGCCTGAGCCTATATGTGAAGCCGTAGCTGCTCTTAGAGAAAAATCAAATACCTTTGTGGTGCTTTTAGACCCACGAGGTGTAAAGTTTAATCAAAAGACAGCTGAAAAATTTGCCACAGATTATGATAATATAACATTTATCTGCGGCAGATATGAAGGAGTAGATGAGCGTGTTAGACAGCTTGTTGTTGATATGGAGCTGTCTCTTGGTGACTTTATACTCACCGGTGGTGAATTTGCTGCAATCACTGTAATAGATTCAATTGCCCGTTTAGTCCCGGGGGTTCTTGGAGATGAAACAAGTGCAGATGATGAATCATTCACTACGGGGATGCTTGAGTATCCACACTATACACGCCCAGTTGAATATAAAGGCTTAAAGGTGCCAGATGTGCTTACTCAGGGCAACCATGCAGAAATTTTAAAATGGCGCAGGGATAAAGCTTTAGAGATTACACGAAGAAACAGACCAGATTTATTAGATATTTCTCTGCAAGATATAGAAAGCAGAAAAAAAATATGTGCAGAGCAGAAACGAGGTTTAAGTAAAAAACTTAAACTTAATGTTGCTTTAATGCATTATCCAATGAGAGATAAACAAGGGGATATAGTTGCAACAGCTGTAACAAATTTAGACTTGCACGATATTTCCCGCAGCTGTAGAACATACAGTGTAGAAAAGTATTATGTAGTAACACCAATTAAAGCTCAAAGGGAGATAGCATCAAGAGTTATAAAACACTGGATGAATGGTTTTGGCTCTACCTATAACCCTAATAGAATGGAGGCTTTTGCTCATACTGAGCTAAAGGAAAGTTTTTCTGAAAGCTTACTTGATATTGAAAAACGCCATAAACAGCGTCCATTAATTGTGGCAACAACTGCCAAAGCAAACAAGGCAACAATTACAGCAAGGCAGTTAGGTGTGCAAGCTGAACAGCAGCCAGTTTTATTAATATTTGGAACAGGCTGGGGTTTTGCTGATGAAGTGCTTGAAACAGCAGACTATATTGTGGAACCTATAGAGGGAGTTGGAGAGTTCAACCATTTATCAGTCCGCAGTGCTGTTGCAATACTTCTTGATAGAATTACAGAAATATAA